TTCTTCAACTTTCAAGCGAtgtataattaaaaaaagtctGGAGCTTCTCACTTAGTGAGAaaggaaatacagaaaatacagaacaaagaaaaaaatactgaaTAAGAAGTTAAAATGCTTCATGTTGGCTgtgcacaaataaaataaaatgcatttcagTTTTGCAGTATATCTTGTAAACAGTTAACAAACCAAAGATTCAactttgtttccatttttttttttttaagtgaatcttttacaaaaaattgtaaaataaaataacagataAGAGGTAATAGGGTGCTCTGGGTTTCAGATATCACCACACTGGTCCTGTTTCTGGATTCTTCGCACTGAGAGAGAGTCTGGCGATTCTTGCTGAAAAGGTAAAGGGATATTTCACCACTTTTCCCACTATGCTACATCAACTGAATTTAATACTTTATGATTTTACTTCAGACTTTGAACTGTATTTAGTTTAAATTATGTTGTCTTTTGGTcaaaaaatatttgatcaaatTTGCCATTCATCGTCTCAATATATTAAGTCAAGTATAACAATCATTAATAGCCTTAAAATGCCTACAGATTGTTGTCACGTCTACTTTTTGTCCAGAAGGGTAGTTTACACTATTTTTGACCTGAGTCTACAGTATGAGCTTTGTCATAATCAATGTCCTGCAGGTAAATACACTTTAAAAGTATAATTTTTGTCTCCCTCTAGGGGCTGGAGGAGTCCTGGAGGAAACACAAAGAGGTTTCAGCTTACTTCTACAAAGGAATAGAAGACCTGGGCCTCAAGCTTTTCATCCCTGATAaagtaaaatagctgctaaacaaaataaaatattgtttgttttactttgtgtcTTATTGGTTGATTAGTAGCTGAAGAACATGTAGTTAAAGGAAGCAAGTCAAAAAAGGCCACAAATACACTTGTAATATCAGTTTGATTGTGTCAAAACTATGTAAAAACGCTTTTCTTGGCATGACATGTTTTATGCAGGATTTGAGGCTTCCCTCCGTCACCTCCATATCCATTCCCGAAGGGTACGAGTGGAGAGAGATGCTCACCTACATTATGAAGAATCACCACATGGAGATGACAGGAGGACTGGGTCCATCCATCGGCATGGTTAGTTTCATCTCACTAGTGTCAACCAAAGAAAGCCTAACTACATCATTAGTGTCAGTACGGTAGATCATGACCTTTACACTCATGGGTAGGTGATgccttattaaaaataaaaaataaaataaaaagatgttaCTTACCTTTTGAATTGAAACTCATGCCTTAATTAAAAAGCTTGCACTGTGCACGTTAGATCTGTTTGTATCTAGGTACAAACTAACATGTATCTTTTGTTAGAAAGCAGTTTTTCTCTCAATAATTATATTAAGAGCAATGTTGAAAGACTAGTGTCAGGTTTTTCAAATCCTCCTTCTGAGTCACTGCAGGCATTAATGCACTTTCTTCTTTAATTAGGTGATGAGAATCGGCCTGATGGGATACAACTGCGAGAAGACCAATGCTGACAAGGCACTGCACGCCCTTGCTGATGCTCTGAAGAACTGCAAAAAGAGCAAGGCTTAAGAACTCATACTCTCACATCACTGACTCTGTAGACGTTCATAAGATACATGCAACGTGGCTGGAACATTGGATACAGTCCAGAAATCCCTTAGTGCAATCTACTATCAGGATTTTTGGAGGCTTTTCTTGTatgtttgcttttattaaaataaagatgCAGATGCTGCCATGCAAGTGAAGATGTcaatatagtttgttttatgttatgaaATATATGTGCTTCGGTGTCATTAAACAGAAAGCTGAAAGTTGCTGTCTtatgtaacttttttttaaaatatctttcagCAAACAGGTCCACCTATCTATTTTCTATGcccgcttatccttgcaggaACGCGGGGCGGCTGGTgaccatctccagcagtcagtgGGCAGGATTTGCCTTGGACAGGCTGaaagtccattgcagggcaacacagcgACACACAGTATGAACAGCCATGCATGCatacattcatacctaagggcaatttacagTGACCAAATAagttaacattcatgtttttggagtgtgggaggaagtcagagAACCCCAAGAAGACACAGATGCACAGTGAGAACAtacaaattccatgcagaaggaGCCCAGGTCAGGATTCAAaaccaggatcttcttgctgcaaggcaacagggcTGTCAGAGTGAAAGGTTTGGACATTTAACAGCTACAGTAACATTCAACTTAATTACttaaaattcaattaaactATTTATTAACATAATTTTTGCTCATCTGGTTTATTCtcccatgtaaaaaaaaacaaaggtatAAGAATAGGTTTGTGACTAATGGTGGCATAATTGTGGCATGTaaaccaatatatatatatatatatatatatatatatatatatatatatatatatatatatagatacatACGTACATACAAGGCTATACGAGAATGGATGGATAAGTAAATCGGCTTATTAAATCTTGCTTTGCTGACTTTGTAAACTACACTTCCCAGGGTTCCATGCGGTGTTTGTTCATAAGCTGCGTCAAAACTGGCACTGCTTCAGTGCGACTTTCGTTTTGTATTTCTGTCCACTGAGTTCTTACTCTCCGTCCAGAAACTCATTTCATCTATGACGTCTCCCGCTAACGGCACCGGTAGGTCCAGAGTTCGTGtttaaatttgaattaaattattaattaaacagtgtaaatgtattttacttaATTGAGGCGGAGGAAACCACCTACGCCTTTTCCTCTAATAAGCTACTAATGTTCATAAAGtatctgtaatttttttttttcaacattgaACTTTACTTTGTCGTGTACCTTTATTAGGTAACCTTTGTTTGTATAGACAGCAGTCAAAGGACCACTTATAATTTTTATTAACaaagcttgtttttgtttgacaggttttttttcccagtcATTTTTCTACCGGTCcatgttctttttctttggGTGTTTTTTCAGCAGCTTGCAACTTTAAACGGTACTTTGCTGCCATTTTCCGGATTCAGCCTACGGATTAATAGGAAGTTGATTTTAAAAAGGTGTCATTTTATGCCACAGCCGATTATGCTGTTGAATTCAGACTCCTTGTTTGTGCGTCCTTGAAATGTTCTCAAATCTTTTTCATGAGCATTTTCCACATGGACAAATAATGTGTTGTACAGTTTCTGTGTCCCGTCAAAATTCCCACACTGTAGATAGACACTTGTCCATTATGTGGAAATGTTGTCTTGTTGCTGCGTCCTATTTTGAATTTatataagtttcactttctgaaatgagcaacagaaaatattttttcacgaTGTTcacagcagtcttccccatgattgcgTAAACCGCGTTAATTTTCTGTATTaacaatctttttttaaaaatacattttctttaaaacaaaacattgcagTTTTTGTTCACTTTGAGCAATAATCATTAAAACGTTAAGGAAAACAATTCtagaaaaatatcaaatttatattaaataaattgtataaaATTATTGTTTGAGTTTCACCTTTTCAACTGAATCGCTCAAACAAGTTAACTTTTCAGTGATATTCTACTTAATTAAGAAGCACTTGCTTCGCTTTGAATATGGATGTCTACATTTCTGGGTCGATTCCAACACTGTTGACCTTTTCACCTCACCCATTTATTTAGATCAACTCCAGTCCTCATGGGCCTGTACACTGCAAGTTTGAAATGTTTCCTTGTTTTTacaacacctgaatcaaatgagtGGTTCATTATTAGGCCTCTGCAGAAGTTTAATTGTACAGCAACAGGGACAGATCTAAAGCATGCAGGGCACCAGCATTTTAGGGACTGGAGTTATTGGAGGACTCATCATTTAGATAGCAATATTTATAGCATATGTATGTTGCCATAGCATGTTTGATGAGCTTTTTGTCCACCTACTCATACTCAGTCTCTGTTACTTGTTTGATTCACTCGTTAATCCTTCCAGCCAGTATTCCCCTACCCTGTTTCTCAGGGTCCAAGTTCTACAGAGGCCTGCCAATAATCTACTCATTGAAATCAGGTATTCAAAAAACAGGCAAGAGACTTGGCCCTGAGAACCAGGGTTGGGTAGCACTGCTCTAATTTGCAATCCTTTGCATCGCTGCAATCACCTGGACATGTTTGTAACTACACTTTTTGCTTCTAACATGATGTATTTTTAGTTTCTGGTACAATTACTTGTTGAATGCTTTTATGCAATGGAATGTATGTATAACATAGTTAAAGAGCGGTCATTCATTTCAGAAATGAATCTAAACCCCACCACTCACGCATTGTTTATTGAAAGCAAACAAAATCATTTCTGTATAAAGAGCAGGGCACACGTTTGCCTAATTaaaaatcaaatcatacagGGAGTGTCTACCAAGGGTTTGTTGAGACTGAACTCtgagctgtgtgtgtttgtttctaGCAGCAGTGGAGCTGAATCCCGTCCTCCTGCCTCTCAGCTGGCTGCTGGGTACCTGGGGGAGCGATGAACCCGGAGAAGGAACCTACCCATCCATAAAACCTTTCCGCTACACAGAGAAACTGCACTTCAGCCATGTGGGGCAACCAGTCATCAACTTTATGTAGGTTAACCCTGCAGAGCTACACTTCGTGTCAGCAGCAGAATTAAAAAGGTTATTTCTTCCCGTTTTCTGTCGTATTTTCATCTGAGTTCTCACTGTTTTGTTTAGGTTTAATGCATTTCATGCTGAGTCCAATAAGCCTCTACACAGAGAATGTGGCTTTATACGAGTCCAGCAGGGGACCAACAGAGTGGCCTTTGTCATCGCACAGAACTCAGGTAGCCATCAACCAAATACAACCATGTTTCTGATAATCAAAATGTAAAGTCTGATTCTGCAGGGATTATTTCAGGTGTGACTGGCTGTAATTTATGACCTTTTGCACACAAAGACTAACAAACGCTGAAAATAATCCCGTTTTTGTTCACTTTCTTTGCTCTCAAGCCACTCAGTTTACAGTTTGTCCCTTAACCCAGGTACAAGTATGTTATTGTAGGTTTTTGTCTGCATGGACATCGTCCTTTATTGGTTTTCAGCATAGCTTTTTAAGGCAAAATGTTGTGTTATTGTGTAGGTCTGGTGGAGATTGAAGAGGGGGAGCTGACAGGAAATCAGCTAAAACTGCAGACCCAAAGTCTGGGTAGAATCTCTTTTGCCAAAGAGCCCCATGTACAACAGGTGAAACTGATTTACTGATAAGTTATCATTTATACACAGAAATTAGCTGATATGTTTGCTGAAATAAATCTGATATTACTGTGTGAAGGCTTTCAGAATATAGATTTTACggattttcttgtttctttcagATTTGCCGAGTCTTGCAGCTTCGACCAGATGGGAAGCTGGAGCAGACCGTTTCCATGGCAACAGACAACCAGTCACTCACTCAGCACTTGCACATTACTTACAGCCGGTCATGTTGACCCAATCAGCCAGCAGGCTTCTTATCCCACACCTGAAGTCAGAACAAAGTCTTATGAGTTTGGGTCACAAAACTTTTATTACTGAGGGTGGGCTTTTGTCaaaatgtgcatgtttgtgttgtttcttGTCGAGGTTCTgtgtttaaatgcatttaaataaatcactgtGTTGAATCCATATGGTTCTAATAGATgagattaaatttaaaacagtAACTTTTTCCTTTTGATTACTCAAACTTTAATCTTTGTGCTGACAAAAACTAAGGCAGCAGGGAAGCTTGCTACTAATGTGACCAGTAGTCcgccttttttctgaaatctgAAATTTGCTTTAACAACAAATTTTTATGGTGAAAGAATTAAAATAGCCTACAGTGGAAACACATACTACACATTGGAGAACTAACTCTAAACAGatattttgaaaaggtttagtaaataaaagaaacaaaaatgttcatacTATTGGTTGTTGAACACATGAACGTTCatctcattttaattatttctaatGTGGATTTTGACATAAAACCATACCAGATGTCTGCAACAACCCAAGTAATCCACACGCACAAAGAAATCAAACCTAATTAGTCTAATGTGTGCAATGTCATCTAAAGAgttcagctttttaaaaattagGTTTGTAATGACCCCCTTTCATaccataacatttttaaaatgtcaaatcCTTTCACATTTTCATACTGCATAAAATCTTGAACCTTTCAgttccagaaaaaaaacattgctggGCATTGCTCTGAATTTCCTTTAAGTTTTACTAAGTTGTTTCAaggaaaatcttttaaaaatcgTCCAGAGAACTGTAATAAAGTGGCATATGTATCGCAAATATTTGACGAAATTTATTatgggtttaaaaaaacaagagcaGACAAACCGAACTGCAAAATTAACACTGAACGTTAAACCCATTACACATGTTCATCCTGAAGTGTTTGTTGTATTTGTAGCTTTTATGCTGTTGTGGATTCTGTTGTTGGTTATtaccaaatatatatatatatataaaatcatacataaaatatacaggttaaaaactgaaatcagcAAAGCTAAAATCTCACATTTGGTCTGTGCATGTCCTCCTAAaagttatttgtttaaaaaaatgggtatagctaaaaacaaaaaattctgGTTGTGTttacattggaaaaaaaaaaattaccatGTCAGTTTCAGCTATATTTGAAGAGAGACAAAGATTATGCTTTGCTGATAGTACAATAGTTTGATCTCCTGAAACGTAAACAGTTAATACAGCCAAGTACTGTTTGGAAAGTGGATTCAGCTGGCTGAAATCTTATCCTCTATAGGCTCCCATTCAGACAGCAGAAACCTCTCAGGTACTGTCCCAGCAAGATCAGCATTAATTTCACTGCAAACCCAGAGTTCACTTTCAGCTCATCACTCAAAATATATGTTCTAAAAAGAGCAAATCTCACACAGTACATCAGCAGTATGAACAGCCTCACATTAAACCAGAGAAGGTGGGCTTACTGTGCTTAGATAAGCAGTGACAAAAAGCATACAATAGATGGAGCAGGGtatgaaaaataacatttatgctgttaaatatgttaaatattaatattatccTCAAAGCATCAAGGTGACTACTCTGGTTGAAGGGTAATCCCTTGCAGGCTTGTGCAAAACACAACATGCTGCTGATGAAACATTTGTCAGTGGCCATTCAGCAACACACAGAAATGTGCTGGGAAAGTTCAGTGCTCATCAGGCGCATCTCCGTCCCAGCCTTCATTGACAGGACAGAGATTTCAGTCCTATATCTTCACCAGTTCTCTGCTCCGTGCGAGCAGTTCACTGCTCCTTCATGACGTAGACGTACACCGTAGTGAGAAAATATTTGAGGGAATCGATGACGGATGACAGCCAGGGCCGCTCAGGGGTGCAGTCCATCTTCACCACGCACTTCGTGATCTCCGCCTGATGggaaagaaaacagattttattcccGTACTGCCCAACACTTTTTCAGAATAATATTTAACATACACCCAGTAGGCATTGTGGTATGCCAAAGAAAGTAGCTGTTTTATCGGTCACAGCAGAACCCTCAAAAGagtacatttaattaaaaactggaaTGTTGAATATTATTAATACCCTTCTTAATAATCACAAATCAAAACCTACTTATAATTGCCGACAAGCttgttgcatgtttccacttgtATTCAGCTTTGGTGATGAGCTATAAgtgtttgaggttggaaggccaccttgccatcaccctaatgttTAGCTCCCGCCACTGTTCACTGGCTTGAAACTGGAAGATTCAAGCCAGGATTGTAGCTGTTCCActccaaaatgttatttttacttcCCGTCACAGGAAACATAttggttaaaataaaagattactttaaacctacaTCTGTCATGGATATGAATCATTTTGTGCATAAGTGTACAATTTCATTGTACTTGCAATTTTTTACGGTGGTCATTGATGGGTCTTCAggttatttaacatttttggggggttttgCACCCTCTGAACACCTTTGTGGGAAAAATTTACATGCACCAGGAAACTATTATTACATCATACAGCACATCATTattttttcttcataaaaatcTTTAGACTTTCAACATCTATGTTCATCTTTGTAGCCAAAACAGCCCCATAAGACTTCTATAAAAATAGCTCTTTTTATCCTACTGCCATTACAATATAAAACCCCTGCATTCTATAATGTCAGCAATTCATTTTGAAGAGAAGTAGtgatatttcagatttttactgtaTTGTATATGATTCAATCGTTTTCCAATTGTAGATGTATGAAATTAACTCCAATTCATTTGTCTGTTTTAAACTGATAAAACCTTCACGAAGGCTTGGAAAAAACTACTATTTAgatctatgtaaaaaaaaaaaaaaaatcagaattggcTAAAATGGTTACGAGTACATTTAAGATTTACAAAAGCCAGAGATGTGATATTGGCAACAAATCTGACAGCTGCATCTCTATTACTCATGGATAAAAATGGTGCCACTAAGGTTAAGGGTGGCTTTTGAAGACAGTTGAACTGATTTCATTCCACATTAGTCTTGTTTTCTGAAGGGCCAGTTATTAAGTTGCATAGTTTTGCTTCTGAAATATGTCTTAAATTCACAGAATTACAAGAAAACACAGGAGCGAAGACTCACCCATCCTCCCCGTCTCTTCAGCCAGGGAACGAGAAATTTGCGGACAAACTGACCAAGACTGTCCACTAAGATGTGCACTGTGGTGGGATGCCCCTGTCTGACACAGTCCACTGCCAGGGCTCCGGCAACTGCGTACATGGCTACCACTTTACCCCAAGTAATACCTATAATAAAGACATCAATGCATCAGGTTTAATTTTTATTGTGCACCAATCTCCATCATCAGTGTATTACTAAACCTCAGAAAACACCATTACTGAAAGCCTCCTCTGCCTCCCGGTGTTTTACTTGGATGCAACATCCAAGTAAAACACCGTAAAAACCAAGTAAGTTTTGGCTGTTAAAGCtgatatttattttctcttacaGTCACTATGTCATGTTCGTGATAGAccagagataaaaataaaatacagaacaTCAGTTTCACGAAAGCCGAATTTCTGGAGATGAATCAATAAGGTTCTATTAACTATCCTTTCCAGGGACCAACACCTTTCTCCTCTGAAGTTTCTGGTTAATATCCTGACCTAATGTGGCACATGTTGTGCAGTCATTGGATGGACCTTGtactgaaataaacaaagtGCCAGGTTTAGGTCAACAAACCAGTGAAATTTGTGTCAACATAACTGATAAAAGGTCTAATAAAAACGCCAGCCACACTGTCGATCAAACAGGGTGAGATTCTGATGCCACAGGCCCAAAGGTTAAAAACCAGTAAAGACTGAgatcttttccacattttgtaacattacaaccaaaacaatgtattttatttaatagaccaacaaaaaagcagcatatgattgtgaagtggaaggaaaacggtACATGAGACATGACAAGCCTTTAGAGATAAAGATTTGAAAAGGCTGGCATGCATTTGCAATTatccctctttactctgatactcctaaataaaatccaatgcaaaca
This genomic interval from Girardinichthys multiradiatus isolate DD_20200921_A chromosome 6, DD_fGirMul_XY1, whole genome shotgun sequence contains the following:
- the thap4 gene encoding THAP domain-containing protein 4 isoform X4, with product MTSPANGTAAVELNPVLLPLSWLLGTWGSDEPGEGTYPSIKPFRYTEKLHFSHVGQPVINFMFNAFHAESNKPLHRECGFIRVQQGTNRVAFVIAQNSGLVEIEEGELTGNQLKLQTQSLGRISFAKEPHVQQICRVLQLRPDGKLEQTVSMATDNQSLTQHLHITYSRSC
- the thap4 gene encoding THAP domain-containing protein 4 isoform X5 encodes the protein MTSPANGTAVELNPVLLPLSWLLGTWGSDEPGEGTYPSIKPFRYTEKLHFSHVGQPVINFMFNAFHAESNKPLHRECGFIRVQQGTNRVAFVIAQNSGLVEIEEGELTGNQLKLQTQSLGRISFAKEPHVQQICRVLQLRPDGKLEQTVSMATDNQSLTQHLHITYSRSC
- the thap4 gene encoding THAP domain-containing protein 4 isoform X3; translated protein: MSFLSTYSYSVSVTCLIHSLILPASIPLPCFSGSKFYRGLPIIYSLKSAVELNPVLLPLSWLLGTWGSDEPGEGTYPSIKPFRYTEKLHFSHVGQPVINFMFNAFHAESNKPLHRECGFIRVQQGTNRVAFVIAQNSGLVEIEEGELTGNQLKLQTQSLGRISFAKEPHVQQICRVLQLRPDGKLEQTVSMATDNQSLTQHLHITYSRSC
- the thap4 gene encoding THAP domain-containing protein 4 isoform X2; the protein is MSFLSTYSYSVSVTCLIHSLILPASIPLPCFSGSKFYRGLPIIYSLKSAAVELNPVLLPLSWLLGTWGSDEPGEGTYPSIKPFRYTEKLHFSHVGQPVINFMFNAFHAESNKPLHRECGFIRVQQGTNRVAFVIAQNSGLVEIEEGELTGNQLKLQTQSLGRISFAKEPHVQQICRVLQLRPDGKLEQTVSMATDNQSLTQHLHITYSRSC
- the thap4 gene encoding THAP domain-containing protein 4 isoform X1 → MGLYTASLKCFLVFTTPESNEWFIIRPLQKFNCTATGTDLKHAGHQHFRDWSYWRTHHLDSNIYSISAVELNPVLLPLSWLLGTWGSDEPGEGTYPSIKPFRYTEKLHFSHVGQPVINFMFNAFHAESNKPLHRECGFIRVQQGTNRVAFVIAQNSGLVEIEEGELTGNQLKLQTQSLGRISFAKEPHVQQICRVLQLRPDGKLEQTVSMATDNQSLTQHLHITYSRSC